A part of Setaria viridis chromosome 8, Setaria_viridis_v4.0, whole genome shotgun sequence genomic DNA contains:
- the LOC117866755 gene encoding TPD1 protein homolog 1, translated as MPQAKLENPAEQNNTITAQNMKLVLLLPALLLLLVQAQGARPAASPNPKKCTASSVAVEQSNTGEKAGFDPVFEVEVRNTCGCAVRAVYLRSEGFASSVAVDPRLFRREGRDYLVGDGGRIEPNSAVRFSYAWDRAFRMTAAAVHDDCS; from the exons ATGCCACAAGCAAAGCTCGAGAACCCAGCTGAACAGAACAACACCATCACAGCTCAAAACATGAAGCTCGTGCTTCTCCTCcctgcccttctcctcctcctcgtccaagCACAAG GGGCGAGGCCGGCCGCGAGCCCAAATCCAAAGAAGTGCACGGCGTCGAGCGTGGCGGTGGAGCAGAGCAACACGGGTGAGAAGGCCGGGTTCGACCCTGTGTTCGAGGTGGAGGTGCGCAACACCTGCGGGTGCGCCGTCCGCGCCGTGTACCTCCGCTCCGAGGGCTTCGCGAGCTCCGTCGCCGTCGACCCGCGCCTGTTCCGCCGGGAAGGCCGCGACTacctcgtcggcgacggcggccggatCGAGCCCAACTCGGCCGTGCGGTTCAGCTACGCCTGGGACCGCGCCTTCCGGatgacggccgccgccgtgcacgACGACTGCTCCTGA